In Gadus chalcogrammus isolate NIFS_2021 chromosome 11, NIFS_Gcha_1.0, whole genome shotgun sequence, a single window of DNA contains:
- the si:dkey-33i11.9 gene encoding synapse differentiation-inducing gene protein 1-like isoform X4: protein MDPNKAASAPEAGWNPGEKNAQGMSAPPPYQDHPQYANAGYPPQPGPGYPAQYPGYSAAPQGYSAAPQGYGPPPQNAYGQQPYPMSPGQQYPAQPGSVVVQPTVFVHRAPLTQPVNDYLGYSIFTMLCCCLPLGVAALIYSISTRDANMAGDQISAEKNSRTSRVLNHVSLGIGLTFFILSMIFIFFR from the exons ATGGACCCCAACAAGGCAGCGAGCGCCCCTGAAGCAGGGTGGAATCCTGGGGAGAAAAACGCTCAGGGCATGTCTGCCCCTCCGCCATACCAAGACCACCCCCAGTACGCCAACGCAGGCTACCCACCTCAGCCCGGACCTGGATATCCAGCCCAG TACCCAGGCTACTCAGCTGCCCCTCAGGGCTACTCAGCTGCCCCTCAGGGCTATGGACCGCCGCCCCAGAATGCGTACGGACAACAGCCCTACCCCATGAGCCCCGGGCAGCAGTACCCAGCCCAGCCAGGGTCTGTGGTGGTTCAGCCCACTGTCTTTGTGCACCGGGCTCCCCTGACGCAGCCGGTTAACGACTACCTGGGCTACTCCATCTTCACCATGCTCTGCTGCTGCCTGCCCCTCGGAGTAGCAGCCCTCATATATTCCATTTCG ACCCGCGATGCCAACATGGCCGGCGACCAGATCAGCGCGGAGAAGAACAGCAGAACGTCCCGAGTGCTGAACCACGTGTCTCTGGGCATCGGGCTCACTTTCTTCATTCTCTCAATGATCTTCATATTCTTCCGATAA